The DNA segment GATTCAGATCGAACTCTAGTTTGCCGCTCGACACATCTACGTCTTAAGCATTATTATGTGAGGACATTTTGAAGAAGGAGATAATCCATGTCGCAAATACGAACCACGGTTAAGATGTCACTTGTTGCGTTATCAATCCTCACGATCGGGAACGGATGCAGTGTTTTCCGGGCAACCGTCCAGAACGAAGAGGTAAACAAGGCCTCCGTAAAACCACTGGATACCACCTATGATTTCGCCGATCTGCGCTTACTCGCCGAGGCGGTCACGAGTGAACTCGCCGATGCCCCGGTTCTTGCCGGAAAACCAATTCTGGTGGTCATGGGTATTGAAAACCGGACCGATGAGCATATTGACACGAAAGCCATTACGGACACGATCCGCACGAAACTGATCAATGGAGGCAAAGTCAGTTTCGTCAATGAAAGCCGGCGCGATTCCTTGATGAAAGAACAGGGGTATCAGCTCGCTAACTGCACTCCGGAAACTCAAACCCTGATCGGGAAACAGCTGGGTGCCCGCTATATGCTCACCGGCTCCCTGATCAAAATCAAAAAAGACACACCCAAGCAGCTCAGTTTGTCGAAACTGGAGAAAGTCTACTACCAGCTCACCGTGGAAGTTACTGACCTTCAAACCGGGCTGATCGCCTGGACGATGCAGAAGGACCGCGTCCGTGGTGCCAGCAAGCCGATTCTCGGTTGGTAACCACTCACCTATCACCATGCGGTCATCACGACCGCAGTAAGGGGCGAGGATGAAAATCCCGGAGTTGACGCGCAGCAGGACTTGCGGTCTGTTGCTCATGCTCCTGATGCTTGTGTCCGGTTGCGCCACAACCGTCCCGCTCGATGCCGCACGCCGGGATTTCAGCAACGGTCAACTGGAGGCGGCTGACCGATCTCTAGCCGAGCGTCCCCATGATCAGAACGCCGTGATGAACCTCATGGAGCGGGGCATGATCCGCCATCTCCGGCGGGATTTCACCAACAGCACCGCTGACTGGCTTGAGGCGGTTCGTCTTGAAAAGGAACTGGAAACCCACAGCATCACCAAAGCCGGTGCCAGCATGGTCGTCAATGACTCCGCCCTCGCCTTCCGCGGCTATCCCTATGAGCGCACGTACCTGCATGTCTACCTCGCTAAAAACTACCTGGCCATAGGGGCGTGGGAGGATGCCGGGGTTGAGGCCCGTTCCATCGCGTATCAACTGGAAAAGCTGGACGGTTTTCCGGATGATGCCTTCAGTCATTATCTCACCGGGTTCTGCCTCGAACTCGGAGGCGATGACAGCAATGCCGCCCGGCAATACAGGGAGGTGGCCAAACTAGCACCCGACTGCGGCATTGACCCCGCGACCGGAAGGTTTCCGCCAGCCAGCACCACCACCAACCACCCGCCTATAGCGGGGCTACGAGGAACCGAACTGGTCTGCTTTCTCGATTTTGACGGACAGTACGGGATCATCCCCCAGTCTGCTGAGATCTATGCCAATGGGAAACTGCTGGGGACCAGTCGCACGCTGACCACGATGTTCCAACTGCAATCGGCCAGTATCGACCGCATGGCCACCCGGCATGCCGCCAAAACCCTCTCACGTCTTGCGTTTAAATTGGCCCTTTTCATCGCCGCCTCGTCACGCGATGAGAACCTCGGACTCCTCACGGGCTTACTGCTCCTGGCAATGGAAAATGACGATCAACGACGTTGGGAAACGCTACCCGCCAAGCTCGCTGTCGCCCGTGTTCCCTGCCCCCCGGACCTGAAAGAGTTCGAGGTGGTGTTCAAGGGATTTTCGGGACAGACGGTCAGTCGAATCACCGTGACCACCCCGCTGCACCAGAAGGACCGGATATTCGTATCCCTCTGCCGTAATTACCCGTAAGGGTTAGAACATCAGGTTGATGACCCCGTAGACCAGCATAGCGGCCAGGATCAACATGATAATTGCCTTATTCCGCTGGACCTGCCGCTCCTGCCGGAGGGGCCGCACCGAGTGGAGGCTGCCCGTCCCGAAATAGGTCTGAAAGCGCTGGTCCGGAACAGGCCGGGGAATGTTCAGTGGCTCATTAGCCCCCTGCATCGCGGCCGGCGGGACATTTTTTTCTCCCCCCCCCGCAGGCGCCGGTTCCGACGGGACCGGCCTTGCGGCCACCTCCACAGGGGGGATTTCTCCCACGACCTTGCGCAAACGGCGTATCGCCCGGTCAGGATCGGGACTTTCGATGGCATGAGAAATCCCCTTGATATCATGCTCCACACGGGCAATTTCCCGTTGAAGCGACTCAAGCTTCTCCTGCAACCTTGGATTTTTACGCCGGACGCGCTGCATAACGCTCTATCGTCCTTTAATCATCAAAATCAGCACCGCCGCCACAATGGTCAGGATCAGCGGCAAGCTGACGGCGAGCCCGACTTTAATCCAATGCCCGAATCCCCGGGAAGCCGGCGCAAATTCATCGTCTTCCATCGCATTCAGCTTACGGGAATGTTCATCAAAAAGCTTCACAGGCCCCCCGACGGCTTCAATCGTCGCCTGAGCCTTTACGAAATCACTCCGGATGGCATCAATCTGGACAACGGCCTTGTTTAATTCGTCACGAAAAGAGTCCTCCGCCCAAGCCGCGTCATTGATCTTTTGAAGTTCTTCCAGATCGGCGGCCAGACGGTCCCGCGTGGTGAAATAGACCTCAACCTGACGAGCGGCATGATCACCCAGTTTCTGGAGCGACACCAGGCTCTCGGAAAGCCGGTCCAGCATTTCATGCTTACCGCGTTCATACTGGTCCTGCTTTTCAAGCAAATCGGACAACATCTGCTCTTCACGTTCCATCTCGCTCTGTTTTTGCTTCAGCCGCTCGATATGGAGTTTCGCCGAGGCTTTCTGGGTATTGAGCTCTTCGCGATGCCGGGCCATGCGCGTCAGACTCAGATCAGACAGGGGGCGCCCTGCCGGATCATCGGACTTTAAATTCATCATGCCATCCGGCCCTGAGCCCAATGAGGTGGATTTAACTGCCCCGCGGCGTTGTGCCAGATCTTCATCAAAAAAGTCCGTTCCCATACGTTTCTCTCCTTAATTTACTCCATTCAACGCGCAATGTGAACGTTGACCCCGGGATGCTAGCAATCAAGCCCGCTTGTATCAAGCGCATCTTCCACCTAGGGAGTTTCTTCATTGTCCTTTTCCGGGACAAAAATCATCTGACCTACCCGTAGATCACCGGGGGATTTCATCTTGTTTTTATTCACCTCGTAAATCTCGCGCCACCGCCCCTGGTCCCCGTAGTAGCGGGCCGCCAGTTTCTTCAGGGTATCCGCTTTTTCGATCCTGACCATTTTTCCGGTGGATTTCGGTGCCCGGACGGGGAGCACGATCGCATCTACCGACGGCAAGGCATTCGTGGCCGACATCCCGTATTTGGACCGCATCGTGGCCAGTGCCCCCCGCAATTGAACCGTCTGCGCCTGGAGATTGGCCGCCCTGATTTTCAAAGACTGGTTCTCTCCTTCCACCTCCCTCATTCGCGCCAGGACCGCCGTCTCGTTGGTAAAGACGGTGCCGACCAGCATCAGGGTAGCGGTGCGGATATGGCCCTCAATCATGGCTTTCTTTTCCGTTTCGGGCCGCAAGGCAAGATAGCGTTGGAAATGGTAGATCGTCCCCACCGAATCCACCCCTGCATTATCAAGCAGAAAGGCGAAATCCAGATGAGCCCGGGCCATGGTGGGCTGCCGGTCGAGAATCAGTTCATAGAGATTCCGAGCCCCCTTCACATCCCCCACCGCCTCAAGTTCCCGGGCTTTTTTCATATCCGGATGCTCGCGCTCGACTTCATCCGATACCCCTACTTTTGGGGAACAGCCGCCCCCCACTATCAGGAACACCGCCAAAAAAACAGGGATTATGAGGTCCTTCATCGTCATCAGGGTGTTCCGATCTTCGAGGCATTCAACACCTCACGAACCGCCGCCATGACCTGGCCCGGTGTAATACGCTCCATACACTCCACTTGAGGCAACCGGCAGTCCCGGCCAAAACAGGGGCTGCAGTCAGTCCCCGCCCGGATCACGTGGTGGCCGGCTCCGTAAGGCCCCGTGCGCTTCGGCTCGGTGGGCCCGAACATCGTTACCACGGGTGTCCCCAACGCCACCGCCATGTGAAGGGGCCCGGAATCATTCGCCACCACCAGATTCATCCTGGAAAACCAGCCCCCCATCTCCACCAGGGTGGTCTGTCCCGCAAGATTCTCAACCGTCCCGGCCCCGGCGGTGGCGGACAACGCCACGCGCATCGCTTCGCACCCCGCCCGCTCCGTTTGACTTCCAAACAGGTAGATGGAGGCCCCGAATTCCTGCTGGATCTGCCGTGCCACCTCAATGAAACCGGCTACCGGCCAGTTTTTATTGCTCCGCCGCGACCAGGGAACCAGCGCCACGCGCAGGGTCCCCTGAGCCAGGGATGGCGCGGGAAATTGAACAGGGAATGACACCGGCATCACGGTCAACCCCAGGTAGCGCACCACATCCAGCGCTTCCTCAACCGCATGCCGGTCCTTATTACGGGGACCGGCCACCACATCATAGAAGAACCGGGCGCCTTCACGTTGAAACGAAGGCCCGATCCGCAGGTGGCTCCGCGCGCAACGTGCCACTATTGCACTTTTGACCAACCCCTGCAGGTCGACCACATAATCATAATAGGAGGCCCGCACCGCCCGCACCAGGGCGCCACTATGACTCCAGAACTGCCGGCGGGGAAAGGGGATCACTTTGGATACCATCGGGAAACACCGGACCAGGTCCACATATTCAGGCTGCGTGACCCAATCCACGTCCGCATCCAGCATCACCTGCAGGTTATTCACCGCGGGAAGGGCATGGAATAGATCGCCTAACGAGCTGAGCTTGATCACCAGGATACGTTTTCGTTCAGACTTCATGGGGGATGCGGTGCAGACGATCAGGACGGGCGGATCTGTTGCCGCTCGGACTCTTCTTTTTCACGTTGCCGGGCAATTTCGTGGCGCTTTTCTTCCTCAATTTTATCTGCCTTCGCGGCATCCCCCGCCGCCCGGGCCTCCGCCACTTTACCGCCATACAGAATCTCAATCTCTGCGATTTTCGCCTTGGTACGGCTTGCAATCTCCGCCATCGCCTGTTTCTGCTCTTCAGTCACAGCGGTAATCCCCTCACCACGCTTAGCCATTCGCTCCATCGCGAGGTCAAAGGAACTTTTCAATCCGGGGTCTTTCAGGTCTTTCGTTTTCATAAATTATACATCAATAATCGGTCCTTTTCCGGGAGGCGGGGTTCTGATCCGTGTTGGCTCGGAATAGGCCTCTGCGGTCGGGGGCTTTCGTGAGGACCGCTGGAAATTTTTGCGATTATTCCCCAGGATCATACTGACGATACTGATGACCAGCGAGGCCCACATCGCGGAGCCAAACCCCAGCACATGGAAGCCGGGCACCAGCCTTGCCGTGAGCAACAACAGAAAGGCGTTAATAAACAGCAACATCAAGCCCAGCGTCAGCACCACCAGCGGCATGGCGACCAGGACCAGAATGGGCTTTACCAGGGCATTTAAAATCCCGAGCATCAGGGCTGCGGCCAGCAGACTCGCCCAGTCGTCTGTATAGACCCCCGTCACCAGGATATCCGACATCCACACCGCAATGGCCATCAAGGCCCAGCGGATCAGCCACTCCCGGATCTTCTGTCCGGCCGTCTGAAACGATTCAGGATTCAAAATTTCCACTCCGTCTGGCTTGTTTTTTCACCGAATGCTTCTTCTTGTCATCCAGCACCCGTTCCTTCTGGCGGCGCGACCGCCGGCGCTTTTGACGCCGGATCTTTTCATTGGCCTGCTGGCGGGCGCTGCGCTGCCCGAGGATCCGCTCCTCTAGCCGGTCGCATAACTCGCGGCGGGCCACAAACCGGTTCAACTCCCGCGAGCGCTCCCGCTGACACTTGATTTCGAGCCCGGACTTGGCGTGCTGCAGAAAGACACAGGACGAGGTTTTGTTCAACTTCTGGCCACCGGAACCGGCGCCCAGAACAAATTTTTCAACCAGGTCCTTCTCCAGGATTCCCAGCTTGATCATCCGCTCTTCAAGCGCCTGCCGTTTTTCGGTTGTGATGTAAACGTCGCCCATAGCCCATCCATCCCATGACTAGCCCATCATCTCGAGCAGGCGCTTCACTTTGTTGTATTTATCCTGCAGTTCCTGCCGCGATTTCTCGAACTGCGCCACCACCTCGGGCTTGGCTTTATTGAAGAAATTGGGATTATTGAGCTTGAGCGTCGCCCGCTCCAGATGCCCGCCCAGTTCTTCCAGTTGTTTGGCCAGTTTGGCGGCTTCCGCCTTCGCATCCACCAATCCCTCAATCGGCATATAGAGCGCTCCGATCGGGGTCAGGGCGCTGGGCATGGCCGTGGCTGGCACAAAGGCGGGATCCACCGTAATCTCCCGGGCCTTGAGCATGGCGGTCAGCGTGCTGGTATCCGCCTTCAGTTGAACCGCCAATTGCGGCGTGTTCGCCTTGATGATGTAATCCAACTTCTGGCCGGGAGCGATGCTGCAGTCGGCGCGCAGCATCCGTCCCATACGGATCAATTCATGCCGGGCATCCACGTACTGGACGATCTCCGGCGTGGCACCCCACTGCGCCAGATCCGCCGTTAACGGCGTGGGCCAGGGCGCCAGCATAATGGTCTCGTCGTCGGTCCCGTACCCCATGCCGTGCCATAACTCTTCCGTCAGATGCGGCATGAAGGGATGCAGCAGACGCAGGGCCGTCGAGAATGAGAAATGCATCACCTTCAACACCTCGTCCCGCCGCGCGGCATCCTGACCATAAAGCACATCCTTGGAATACTCGACATACCAGTCGCAGTACTCATGCCAGATAAAGGCATAGAGGTCCTGGGCCGCATCATTGAAGCGGTAGCGCCTGAGATTTTCCGTACAGGATTCAATGGTCAGGCTGAGCTTGGCGAGGATATGCCGGTCATCCGCACTCAGCAAAGCCGCATTGATCCCTGCCCCACCCCGCACATACCCCGT comes from the bacterium genome and includes:
- a CDS encoding peptide chain release factor-like protein gives rise to the protein MGDVYITTEKRQALEERMIKLGILEKDLVEKFVLGAGSGGQKLNKTSSCVFLQHAKSGLEIKCQRERSRELNRFVARRELCDRLEERILGQRSARQQANEKIRRQKRRRSRRQKERVLDDKKKHSVKKQARRSGNFES
- a CDS encoding glycosyltransferase family 9 protein — its product is MKSERKRILVIKLSSLGDLFHALPAVNNLQVMLDADVDWVTQPEYVDLVRCFPMVSKVIPFPRRQFWSHSGALVRAVRASYYDYVVDLQGLVKSAIVARCARSHLRIGPSFQREGARFFYDVVAGPRNKDRHAVEEALDVVRYLGLTVMPVSFPVQFPAPSLAQGTLRVALVPWSRRSNKNWPVAGFIEVARQIQQEFGASIYLFGSQTERAGCEAMRVALSATAGAGTVENLAGQTTLVEMGGWFSRMNLVVANDSGPLHMAVALGTPVVTMFGPTEPKRTGPYGAGHHVIRAGTDCSPCFGRDCRLPQVECMERITPGQVMAAVREVLNASKIGTP
- a CDS encoding phage holin family protein, which gives rise to MNPESFQTAGQKIREWLIRWALMAIAVWMSDILVTGVYTDDWASLLAAALMLGILNALVKPILVLVAMPLVVLTLGLMLLFINAFLLLLTARLVPGFHVLGFGSAMWASLVISIVSMILGNNRKNFQRSSRKPPTAEAYSEPTRIRTPPPGKGPIIDV
- a CDS encoding LysM peptidoglycan-binding domain-containing protein: MKDLIIPVFLAVFLIVGGGCSPKVGVSDEVEREHPDMKKARELEAVGDVKGARNLYELILDRQPTMARAHLDFAFLLDNAGVDSVGTIYHFQRYLALRPETEKKAMIEGHIRTATLMLVGTVFTNETAVLARMREVEGENQSLKIRAANLQAQTVQLRGALATMRSKYGMSATNALPSVDAIVLPVRAPKSTGKMVRIEKADTLKKLAARYYGDQGRWREIYEVNKNKMKSPGDLRVGQMIFVPEKDNEETP